TTTTGTCGAGAAGAGGGTTGACCTTGGCCCGGCGATAGAAGAAGCGTCGCTTTCCGCCGGCTCCCCCAACCGAGGGTTTGCGCGCCATCGTGCCGGATTTCTTTTGCATCACTCAAATCTCCTTTACCGACTCGTCGGAAATCGATTCGTCGTCCGGCGCACTCCCGTCGGGGGATGCCTCCGCGACCGGCGTCTCGCGCGACCGCCGCACCCGGCGTTCCCGGCGGGCGGCATCCTTCTCGGCTCGCCGTGATTTGCGCCGCTCCTGCTTCACTCGCTCTTCGTCCACACGCACCGTCAAGAACCGCAACACCCCGTCAGTGACCCGCAAACGTCGCTCGATCTCGGAGATTGCCGCGGGCGGGGCCTTCAGGTAGCTCAGGATGTAGTTACCCTCCCAATGACCCTTGATCCGGTACGCGAGTCGGCGCTTTCCCCAGGGCTCGGTGCTCTCGATCTCGACACCCTGCCTGGAAATCAGCTCCTCGATCTTCCCGACCAGTGCCGTCGACCCATCCTCGTCCAGCGTGGGATCGAGAATGTACATCATCTCGTACGTACGCAAGTCTGCCTCCTGCTGTGGCTCGGGCCATGCTGCCCAATCATGGCTCCGGCCCGCTCGCACCGGACGGCGGGTCCGCCGCCGCGTTAAAGAGAGACTGGGCTTTGGCCAGCCCCTCGGTCAGGACCGTCCTCGTGGCCGCCACGACACGGTCCAGGACCTGGTTCACGGTCTTCGTCTCTTCGTCGCTGAACCGGGACAGCACGAAGTCCTCGAGCCTGTCGAGGGCGGCTTCCGGGTGGATCCCGATACGCATCCTGGGGAAATCCTCCCCGTGAAGTGCGTCGATGACCGATTGGAGCCCGCGGTGTCCTCCGGAACTTCCCCCTGGCCGCAGCCTCAACCGCCCCAACGGCAGCGCCACGTCATCGAGGTAGACGAGGACCGCCGATCGGCCGATGGCGAGCCTGTCC
Above is a genomic segment from Vicinamibacteria bacterium containing:
- the rpsF gene encoding 30S ribosomal protein S6, with amino-acid sequence MRTYEMMYILDPTLDEDGSTALVGKIEELISRQGVEIESTEPWGKRRLAYRIKGHWEGNYILSYLKAPPAAISEIERRLRVTDGVLRFLTVRVDEERVKQERRKSRRAEKDAARRERRVRRSRETPVAEASPDGSAPDDESISDESVKEI
- the pth gene encoding aminoacyl-tRNA hydrolase; translation: MRRAKATRIDAKSALRLLVGLGNPGSRYEGTRHNVGFEAVDRLLRASGGRWKRATSTDMSAEIVLEGCPLTLLKPLTYMNLSGESVRAWVDRLAIGRSAVLVYLDDVALPLGRLRLRPGGSSGGHRGLQSVIDALHGEDFPRMRIGIHPEAALDRLEDFVLSRFSDEETKTVNQVLDRVVAATRTVLTEGLAKAQSLFNAAADPPSGASGPEP